The sequence below is a genomic window from Wyeomyia smithii strain HCP4-BCI-WySm-NY-G18 chromosome 1, ASM2978416v1, whole genome shotgun sequence.
actgcgcaatcgtcacgctcgacgtgaagaatgcgttcaatagtgccagttggaactccatagcgctcgcgctcaggagcatccatgtaccggtgtcgctgtacaagattctggaaaattatttccagaatcgagtacttgtttacgacacggaggagggtcagaagtgcgtcccaattaccgcaggagtttcgcaaggttctatcctgggcccggtgttgtggaatgtcatgtatgacggagtgttgaaactcaagttccctgtatgggttgtgatcgtcggctttgcagacgacataacgctggaggtttacggcgagtctatcgaggaggtcgagttgacggccgcgcactgtatacgcaaggtcgaggactggttgcgctccaggaaactggagctcgcgcatcataagacggaggtcacggttgtgaacaaccgtaaatcggagcaacaggcggtggccagagtcggagactgcaccatcacctcgaagcgatccctgaagctcttggggcttatggtggacgacaagctcacgttcgggagtcacgtcgactatgcctgtaagagggcctcatcggctattgcagcactatctcgtatgatgtccaatagctcagcggtttatggcagcaagcgaagacttcttgccaccgtggtttcgtccatacttaggtatggtgggctagtgtggtccagagcgctaggtactaacagttaccgtggcaaactggaaagtacctacaggctcatgtgcctgagagttgcgagtgcgtatcgtacggtgtcatacgatgcaatctgtgtcttgtccggcatgatgactatcagcatcgccatcaaggaggacagagagtgtttcgaccaacgtgacacaaggggcatacgaggtaccagaaggtcattctcgatgctccgctggcagcgggaatggtccaactccacaaagggcagatggacgcaccgactaataccggagatatccggctgggtcgggagacgacatggtgaagtgaatttCCACccgacacaaatcctgtcaggccatggttgtttcaggcaatatctgcacaggttcggacacgcggtgtcccccatgtgtcccgagtgcgtggaggaggaggagactgctgagcatgtcttcttcgtaagcccccgtttcgtaagagcgaggagcaacatgatggctgacaatctagtccggaggatgtgcgacgacccggacatctggaacgcggtctgtgcggccgcctctcagattgttctggagctgcaacgtgtgtggcgggtcaaccaccaacacgccagtggtagctaattaccagtctccaggtagttagctaggaggttataagagtaaagagggtgcatcacgcacaaaagccactccccgacgtaatacttaaccgtcgttccgggaagaccagggctggagactggaggggttttagtgggtcgggacagggatcagtaggtgcctgggcgagtgtaactactccagcatctctcccccagtctcatccccacaccctgagttctcttctcaggtgtctctttgcagatttccccgccacctttttaaaaaaaaacacacacatacacacacacacacatacagaaaatgctcagctcgtcgagctgagtcgagtgatatatgccattcggccctttagagcacttttatactttcggttttgcaagtgattgctatacctttctaggagaaaggcaaaaaatatccGCAAGATCGTAAACAATTTTGAGTCGGTCATATTTTTTCTAAGAGCtacactgcccataatcgcatatttgtaacatttgcaaaattggttgttcgagcaaatagcacttttatattttgaacttaaatGCTTTGTTtccaatatattcttgcaaatagacactttaactaaacttggtatcatgaagaaagcactactttacattctgtatacattaaacattacttttgaagtcaaattggttgaaatttttgcaacgatacatttatgccgtcactttcaagctacttttgaaatatatcacagggaaactaaagtttttcatgtattcaacaagcatgagctgaacatcagaaacgggtcaccggtggttggttaccggaccagaataacttccgagttccaaagaatgcagatgtggatttggatggaagcttttttgataaaaaagttgaaaaaattaagtagggtgacaattatgcggttatttacgctatgtgacaaaacaacttggtattttttacgacttttttcacacaaacatgggcatattttttcagatgtaaaaagtacatactattctaagcatttcccaataaatagcacgaaatccataaaatgtcgaatgttacaattatgcgatcacaggcagtacAGACTTTACGCAACATTTTCGTGTAATGAGTTTTTACCATAATATTCCCTACATAAAGTTATAgaacattttgaccaaaaatgaccaactagccccgctctacctaCCTCTACCTACTGATAATTATTGACATGGTATTACTTTCATGCATATCCGCGGGGCTATGCATGGAAGTAACACCATGTTATGAATAACCAGTACAATAACACCACTATTGGGCCGTGAAGATACTTAACAGAAAAATCATCGATAGATAATTTTCCTTTAGACATTGAATAACATAACGTTTAGGATTGAACTTacctaataaataaataaacaaaaacctaCTCTCGGGTGATTTGAGTATGCAAGTGTGCGACTGATTGATTACCACCCTCACTAAGGAGTATCAATGGATACTATTGACTAtactgattcgtttcgttaacTAACACCgattcgattttatcacgagcAGCCGAGCTCGTGCGTACACCTTTGCTTTCGAGTCGCGTGACAACAAAACAGTACATTTATTATTTCGTGGTCGCGGTCGCACCGGATTCAGTCGAGTGTTCCTACCGTATCAGCTCGGTAGTCTATCATAGCTGCGCACCTGGTTGAAGAAGTAGTGtactttcaatttaaaaaaaaaaatgacccaAGAAGATGAGCAATACATCCTGTACGGAGGTCCTGACCCAACTGAAATGCTGCAGGATGGATCCCTAGGAGAAATGATGGTGAACGAATTTCGGGCGAAGCCACAAAACATCGCATTGGCAAGTACAAAAAGTGAAACGCGAAAAACCAGAACTGTGATTTTAAGCAAACCGTTTCTCTATTAGATCGACCCGGTGACGGAGGCTCAGTTGACCTACCAGCAAATGTATGACCAATCGTCAAAGGTGGCAGCCGGCTTGGTGCGGCTGGGCGTACGTAAAACCGATCGCGTTGCGATCATCAGCGATAATTGTTTGGAGTTTTGTGTGGCGAAAGTCGGTTCAATATTGGCCGCCATTCCGGTTGCCCTTTTGAACCCAGCCTACGTGGAAGGTAAGTGCTAGAGCTCTCCTGCAGACATTTGCTTATCGTTTGCTATGAGCGATAAAACCCATCGATAACCGTTATCTGAAATACACTCCACAGCTGAGCTCGAGCATGCCATCAATCTCTCCAAGCCAAAGGTTGTTTTCGTCTCGCCCAATGTACTGGAAAAGATTGTTATGACGTTCAGAAGGTTGAAACTTACAGCCAAAATGGTAACTCTCGGGGATCACCCGAAGGCAGCCAGCTTCCCCGATGTTATCACTCTTGCTCAACTGATGAGTGAAGTACCAACGGCGCATTTTATACCAGATAAAGTTGACACCTTTTCACATGTGGCCATCATAGTGTTGTCCTCCGGGACTACCGGATTGCCGAAGGGAGTTGAACTCACACACCTCAATATAATGACTACTGTCGCACACTCTAAAGAAACTCGAAAGTTGCTCGAAGATATACCGGACCAATTGATGGCTCTGGCAGTGACTCCGCTGTTCCACGCGATGGCGGCTGTCAGTATGATAAACATGCTAACCAATGACTGCTGTTGCGTTGTGATGACCAAATTCCACATTCATTTGTTTCTGAACAGCATCCAGAAGTACAAAGTAAACTTGATGACGGTCCCCCCGCCAGTGTTGGTGTTCCTGGCCAAGCACCCCATCGTCGATAACTACGATCTATCATCGCTGATGACGGTAATATGCGGTGCGGCACCTCTGAGCAAAGAAATCGAAGATCGAGTTCGGGATCGGATTGGAATTGCCTTCATTCGACAAGGCTACGGTATGAGCGAAACAACGCTAGGAGTGTTGATGCAATCCGGGTTCGAAAATAAGGCAGGATGCGTTGGCCAAATTCGGATGGGTCAAAGGGTGAAGGTGATTGATCCGGAGACGGGTAAAATTCTGGGACCCAACCAACGTGGGGAGTTGTGCTTCAAGGGATCGCTCATAATGCGAGGATACGTGGGAGAACCCAATGTGCTGGATGAGGACGGTTGGCTGCATACCGGAGACGTTGGATATTTCGACGAGGAGCACGATTTCTTTATCGTCGATAGGCTGAAGGAGCTCATCAAGTACAAAGGCTTTCAGGTTCCTCCCGCCGAGCTGGAGGCCATTCTTTTGAAGCATCCCAAGGTGCAGGACGCGGCAGTGATAGGTGTTCCGGATGAGCGTGTTGGCGAACTGGCTACGGCATTCATTGTAAAGGAATCGGGTGAAGATGTTAGTGCTGAAGAAATCGTTGATTTCGTCGCTAGTCAGGTGTCGCCTCAGAAGCGTTTGTACGGAGGCGTTCGGTTCATCGATGAAATTCCTAGAACCATTAGTGGTAAGATATTACGCCGGCAGCTACGGGAGATCATCCACGGCACAAAATCCAAGCTGTAGTCGGTGGAATAAAAGTGCGAATTGGCCGAATTATGTGTTCTTAAGTTGGGAATGGTTGTGATGGGATGAGAAATAAAACTTAAATTGTAATATTCGCTAGTTTCATTTGAGAAAAGGAATTTAGGCAATTATACTCCAATCTTTTTCGTTGTAGGATTTGGCGTAATCGTATCGTCACACTGGGAGCTCTCATCAATCAATTAATAATTTCTAGCCGTAATCATCAATCGTATGAGTGACTTGGTTCACAAAATCAACTCATAGTCCAATTAAATACCTGAAATGAGTCAACAGTTTTTGTGGATAGCACTTTCATTTACTTTGTGAAGATAC
It includes:
- the LOC129728617 gene encoding uncharacterized protein LOC129728617; translated protein: MTQEDEQYILYGGPDPTEMLQDGSLGEMMVNEFRAKPQNIALIDPVTEAQLTYQQMYDQSSKVAAGLVRLGVRKTDRVAIISDNCLEFCVAKVGSILAAIPVALLNPAYVEAELEHAINLSKPKVVFVSPNVLEKIVMTFRRLKLTAKMVTLGDHPKAASFPDVITLAQLMSEVPTAHFIPDKVDTFSHVAIIVLSSGTTGLPKGVELTHLNIMTTVAHSKETRKLLEDIPDQLMALAVTPLFHAMAAVSMINMLTNDCCCVVMTKFHIHLFLNSIQKYKVNLMTVPPPVLVFLAKHPIVDNYDLSSLMTVICGAAPLSKEIEDRVRDRIGIAFIRQGYGMSETTLGVLMQSGFENKAGCVGQIRMGQRVKVIDPETGKILGPNQRGELCFKGSLIMRGYVGEPNVLDEDGWLHTGDVGYFDEEHDFFIVDRLKELIKYKGFQVPPAELEAILLKHPKVQDAAVIGVPDERVGELATAFIVKESGEDVSAEEIVDFVASQVSPQKRLYGGVRFIDEIPRTISGKILRRQLREIIHGTKSKL